A genomic segment from Thermococcus sp. encodes:
- a CDS encoding ferritin family protein: MNAKELIEKLIWQENELYNLYKLGETFALFERPELRDVFSLIAEEELRHKETLKGLLKEGTLERLIVDYMDELSLEPVLSDKRAQPESIEELVVEAVLREKHAYEMYSKLAELLESPFNDLFMHIAREELTHAYRLKLIYESL, from the coding sequence ATGAATGCCAAAGAGCTCATCGAAAAGCTAATCTGGCAGGAGAACGAGCTCTACAACCTCTATAAGCTCGGTGAAACTTTCGCCCTCTTCGAGAGGCCCGAGTTGAGGGACGTTTTTTCTTTGATAGCGGAAGAAGAATTGAGGCACAAAGAGACCCTGAAGGGCCTACTAAAGGAGGGAACACTGGAGAGGTTAATCGTTGACTACATGGACGAGCTCTCCCTCGAACCCGTTCTCAGCGATAAGAGAGCACAGCCGGAAAGCATTGAAGAACTCGTTGTAGAGGCCGTGTTAAGGGAGAAACACGCCTATGAGATGTACTCCAAACTTGCGGAGCTTTTGGAAAGCCCCTTTAACGACCTTTTCATGCACATCGCGAGGGAGGAACTGACTCACGCGTACAGGTTGAAGCTGATATACGAATCCCTCTAA
- a CDS encoding HAD-IIA family hydrolase: protein MIGIIFDMDGVIYRGNRPVEGAREVVEYLKEKGIPFLFLTNNSTKTPRMYKEKLLSMGIDVPAERIITSGLATRLYMERHMEPGRIFVIGGKGLHEEMEKLNWGTVSLEDCREGKWRDIRHVVVGLDPGLTYEKLKYGTLAIRNGASFIGTNPDTTYPAEEGLYPGAGAIIASLKASTERDPLIIGKPNEPVYEIAREKMGSVDEIWMVGDRLDTDIAFAKRFGMKAVMVLTGVSTLEDVKDSPFKPDLILPSVKELLNYLRVVK from the coding sequence ATGATTGGGATTATCTTCGACATGGACGGCGTCATCTACCGGGGGAACAGGCCCGTTGAAGGCGCGAGGGAAGTTGTGGAATACCTGAAGGAAAAGGGAATCCCCTTCCTGTTCCTCACGAACAACTCGACAAAGACACCGAGGATGTATAAAGAAAAGTTGCTCTCAATGGGCATAGATGTTCCGGCTGAGAGGATAATAACCTCGGGTTTAGCCACGAGACTCTACATGGAAAGGCATATGGAACCCGGGAGAATCTTCGTCATCGGTGGTAAGGGCCTCCACGAGGAGATGGAAAAGCTAAACTGGGGGACGGTAAGCCTTGAAGACTGCAGGGAAGGAAAATGGCGGGATATCAGACACGTTGTGGTCGGCCTCGACCCGGGTTTGACCTATGAGAAGCTAAAGTACGGAACTCTAGCGATAAGAAACGGGGCGAGCTTTATAGGAACCAATCCCGACACCACTTACCCAGCTGAGGAAGGCCTCTACCCCGGAGCGGGGGCGATAATAGCCTCACTGAAGGCCTCGACCGAAAGGGACCCTCTCATCATCGGAAAGCCAAACGAACCCGTTTACGAGATTGCAAGGGAGAAAATGGGAAGCGTTGATGAAATCTGGATGGTCGGTGACAGGCTGGACACTGATATAGCCTTCGCCAAGCGCTTTGGAATGAAGGCGGTAATGGTTCTGACAGGAGTCAGCACTCTGGAGGACGTTAAGGATAGCCCCTTTAAACCCGATTTAATCCTCCCGAGCGTGAAGGAGCTCCTCAACTACCTGAGGGTTGTGAAATGA
- a CDS encoding TasA family protein has translation MKRTTKVVLALILVVTAGISKAIFTDTAISRGNSIETAEFDIAISKDGKRFYNELKLFEMSNFLPGETRKSEFQIKNRGTVEVKKLTITFKVRNYEVRMSPSEKAVDSTPETGELGKWLVLKAIRIGGNNITINQTLNTLNGKTITLPVKLNPGETAKVEMMFELPEDAGNECQTDGIDVTLRLDASQ, from the coding sequence ATGAAAAGAACAACTAAAGTTGTGCTGGCATTGATTCTCGTGGTTACAGCGGGGATTTCGAAAGCCATATTCACCGACACGGCAATCTCAAGGGGAAACTCAATAGAGACCGCCGAATTTGACATAGCCATCAGCAAGGACGGAAAGCGATTCTACAACGAACTGAAGCTTTTTGAGATGAGCAACTTTCTGCCTGGGGAAACCAGAAAATCCGAATTCCAAATCAAGAACCGGGGAACTGTTGAAGTTAAGAAGCTCACGATAACGTTCAAAGTCAGGAACTACGAGGTAAGAATGTCCCCATCAGAAAAAGCCGTGGATTCAACACCCGAAACTGGAGAACTCGGAAAGTGGCTGGTTCTAAAGGCCATACGTATAGGAGGGAATAACATCACCATCAACCAAACGCTCAACACCCTCAACGGAAAGACGATAACACTACCCGTAAAGCTTAATCCGGGAGAAACAGCCAAGGTCGAGATGATGTTTGAACTTCCAGAGGATGCAGGTAACGAGTGCCAAACGGATGGAATAGACGTAACTCTAAGGCTCGACGCGAGCCAGTGA